TGGATGACTTCAAGTTTTTCAAAATAATTTCGGCTGAAGCTTGCCCCATTTTCTCAGCAGGATGTGTAATGGTAGATAAATTAGGATCTATTATATGAGAAATGGGGTCATTGTTAAAGCCTATTACTGCCAATTCTTCTGGTACTTTTACGCCTCTTTTTTTAGCACATTGAATGGCGCTCACTCCTAAAATATCACCAGGAGCAAACATGCCATCGGGTGGTCTTTTTAAGTCTAGAAGTTTATTTGTTGCATTCTCTGCTTCTTCATAAGTTATCGCTTTAAGTTTAATTATAAGTTCTTCTTCTATAGGAAGATTAGCTTCTTTTAACGCATCTATATAACCTTTTTTTCTTTCATAATAAATACTAAATTCAGAACCCGCCGTTAAATGTGCAATTCTCGTACAGCCTTGTGAAATAAGATGCTGCGTTGCTTTATACCCTGCCATATAATTATCTATAACTACACGAAACGTATTAAAGGCTTTTGGCACTCTATCAACAAAAACCAATGGCGTATTGTTATCCATAAATAATTGAAAATGAGACGTGTTTTGAGTTTCCATAGCTAATGAACAAATTATACCACTTACCCTGTTATTATATAAAGACTGTGTTAAAATCACTTCTTGTTCGTAAGAATCATGGGATTGCATGATAACCACATTGTAACCTGCTTTTTGTGCCGCTATTTCAATTCCACTAATTAAGGAAGATAAAAATGGTTGCGTAATAGTGGGCAATAAAACACCAATAGTTTTTGTTTTTTTACTTCGTAAACTTGCCGCTAAATTATTGGGACGATACCCCATTTCTTTAGCCGTTTTCTTAACCTTTTCAATAGTTTTTTTACTAATACTATGATGGTCTTTTAACGCTCTTGAAATAGTTGAAGTTGCTAAATTTAACTTATCTGCTATGTCATAAATAGTAACTTCTATATGCTCTTTCATTTTTTATTCAAAAATAATTAAATCAAATATACATTTTTTAAACAAATTATATTTTTATATTTAATGCACCAATTAAAATCTCAAAAAAATGATTAAATTTTTTAAAATATTATTTTGTTTATTATTAACGCTTTTCTCGTTTTCGTGTAAAAAAATTTCCAATCCAAAACAACCGATTGCGTTACATGAACATGCAGCATTTGATTGGTTTAGATATGAGGGCAAAGACGAAGCATTCAAAAATATCTCAAAAACAGATAGCACTTATTTAAACCCTATTCTATCTGGCTTTTACCCAGACCCTAGTATTTGTGCTGCCAACGGAAAATTTTATTTAATCACATCTACATTTACTTACTTTCCAGGAATCCCTATTTTTGAAAGTACTGATTTAATAAATTGGAAACAAATTGGACATGCGATTACTCGAAAAGAACAAGGAGATTTTTCGGGTGCAAGTGTTTCAAAAGGAATGTTTGCCCCCACTATTAGATACAACAAGGGTCTATTTTATATTATTTGCACCAATGTAAGTGGTATTGGAAATTTTATTATAACAACCAAAGATCCATCGGGAACATGGTCTGATCCTATTGCTATCCCTGGTGTTGATGGTATTGACCCAGACATTTTCTTTGATGAAGATGGTAAAGTTTACATCACTCATAATGGTCCACCTCCAAACAATATTTCTATTCACGAGGGACATAGAGCTATTTATATGTTTGAATTTGATCTTAAAAAAGAGAAAATAGTGAGTGAATCTAAACTTTTAGTAAATG
The genomic region above belongs to Mariniflexile litorale and contains:
- a CDS encoding LacI family DNA-binding transcriptional regulator, with product MKEHIEVTIYDIADKLNLATSTISRALKDHHSISKKTIEKVKKTAKEMGYRPNNLAASLRSKKTKTIGVLLPTITQPFLSSLISGIEIAAQKAGYNVVIMQSHDSYEQEVILTQSLYNNRVSGIICSLAMETQNTSHFQLFMDNNTPLVFVDRVPKAFNTFRVVIDNYMAGYKATQHLISQGCTRIAHLTAGSEFSIYYERKKGYIDALKEANLPIEEELIIKLKAITYEEAENATNKLLDLKRPPDGMFAPGDILGVSAIQCAKKRGVKVPEELAVIGFNNDPISHIIDPNLSTITHPAEKMGQASAEIILKNLKSSKRDEVKEITFLNTEVLVRESSKRN